The following are encoded in a window of Dasypus novemcinctus isolate mDasNov1 unplaced genomic scaffold, mDasNov1.1.hap2 scaffold_174, whole genome shotgun sequence genomic DNA:
- the HSH2D gene encoding LOW QUALITY PROTEIN: hematopoietic SH2 domain-containing protein (The sequence of the model RefSeq protein was modified relative to this genomic sequence to represent the inferred CDS: inserted 1 base in 1 codon; deleted 4 bases in 4 codons), which translates to MAGAGKLPPPLPPRLDWFVQTQVEELVQDGVPEWFHGAISRATAEDLLEPQPPGTFLIRVSHSHVGYTLSYRALDCCRHFMVKLLDDGRVVVPGEQAPHASLHELVAFHQQHPLRPYGELLTRPCGQVRGAPQLPPPDLPGPPAHLPLCPCPLTLLLDAHYLPPPTLLVAPAPTSTPSWPTPAHADFEDLLLRSIALAQETASPAPAPPTRTRRGHSPCRAGCFQEGVTRSRAPRRAPREPTKPPAGVRRLPGLCTSGARGPGPWGIAGWRRSTQHLVSRATHSHPALVEADAVGGPVCQPSGERRRSHLSSPAAPAGADSESRGPPQGLTGSPFQAPTQSAQCHRPKDRTPSAEMDGASQGEAAASRPTRAALGGAHRKLWRKLKMLPQMGQRAQQQLKSQLAAVSLPRSGSPGHQRPPAARGAGAGSQDGWEAPGDPAGPSQHPAPREVLRSASWGGAALAQRVVRALSRQASKPEPGRRAEPQQSWLPEEYRXPPPFAPGYC; encoded by the exons GACCGCCGAGGACCTGCTGGAGCCCCAGCCCCCGGGGACCTTCCTGATCAGGGTCAGCCACAGCCACGTGGGCTACACGCTCTCCTACAG GGCCCTGGACTGCTGCCGCCACTTCATGGTCAAGCTCCTGGACGACGGGCGCGTCGTGGTCCCCGGGGAGCAGGCGCCCCACGCCTCGCTGCACGAGCTGGTCGCCTTCCACCAGCAGCACCCCCTGCGCCCCTACGGGGAGCTGCTCACGCGGCCCTGCGGGCAGGTGAGGGGCGCCCCGCAGCTCCCCCCGCCGGACCTGCCAGGCCCCCCAGCCCACCTGCCCCTCTGTCCCTGCCCGCTGACCCTGCTTCTGGACGCCCActacctgcccccccccaccctcctcgtGGCCCCCGCCCCCACTAGCACCCCCTCATG GCCGACCCCCGCGCACGCGGACTTCGAGGACCTGCTCCTGCGCTCCATCGCCCTGGCCCAGGAGACCGCCAGCCCCGCGCCGGCGCCCCCGACCCGCACGAG GAGGGGGCACAGCCCCTGCCGAGCGGGCTGCTTCCAGGAGGGGGTAACCCGCAGCCGCGCTCCCCGGCGGGCGCCCCGGGAGCCCACGAAGCCACCCGCGGGGGTGCGCCGCCTCCCC GGCCTCTGCACCTCGGGCGCCCGGGGCCCAGGGCCCTGGGGCATCGCCGGCTGGCGGCGTAGCACACAGCACCTGGTCAGTCGAGCCACCCACAGCCACCCGGCACTGGTCGAGGCCG ACGCCGTGGGGGGCCCCGTGTGTCAGCCGtcgggggagaggaggagaagccACCTATCAAGCCCGGCGGCCCCCGCCGGGGCAGATTCGGAGTCTCGGGGTCCCCCCCAAGGTCTCACCGGCTCCCCTTTCCAGGCTCCCACCCAGTCGGCCCAGTGTCATCGGCCCAAGGACAGGACGCCGTCGGCCGAGATGGACGGCGCGTCC CAGGGGGAGGCCGCTGCCTCCCGGCCCACGAGAGCGGCCCTCGGGGGCGCCCACCGGAAGCTCTGGAGGAAG TTGAAGATGCTCCCCCAGATGGGCCAGAGGGCGCAGCAGCAGCTG AAGTCGCAGCTGGCGGCCGTCAGCTTGCCC CGGTCTGGGAGCCCCGGCCACCAGAGGCCACCAGCGgcgcgcggggccggggccggcaGCCAGGACGGCTGGGAGGCCCCCGGGGACCCGGCCGGCCCGTCCCAGCACCCAGCCCCGAGGGAGGTCCTGAGGTCCGCCAGCTGGGGCGGCGCCGCCCTGGCCCAGCGGGTCGTGAGGGCACTGTCGCGGCAGGCATCCAAGCCGGAGCCGGGGCGCCGGGCAGAGCCCCAGCAGAGCTGGCTCCCGGAGGAGTACC CCCCGCCGCCGTTCGCCCCCGGATACTGCTAG